In one window of Scylla paramamosain isolate STU-SP2022 chromosome 38, ASM3559412v1, whole genome shotgun sequence DNA:
- the LOC135091741 gene encoding ribosome biogenesis protein WDR12 homolog: MVEVKYLKKLPTLTPKDSFHLDDWFSAVQTTDHWPLTGCDINIQHLWYVQELAEGQGDRAHCLTIPAHHAPDKFVTWVHAQAPLQLFSRRGRQLESV; the protein is encoded by the exons ATGGTGGAAGTGAAGTACTTGAAGAAGCTCCCTACACTCACCCCCAAGGATTCCTTCCACCTTGACGACTGGTTTTCTGCTGTACAGACTACAGACCactg GCCGCTGACAGGGTGTGACATCAATATCCAACACCTGTGGTATGTGCAGGAGCTGGCAGAGGGGCAGGGTGACAGGGCCCACTGCCTCACCATCCCTGCCCACCATGCCCCTGACAAGTTCGTCACCTGGGTACATGCTCAGGCACCCCTGCAGTTATTCTCTAG GCGAGGACGACAGTTGGAATCCGTGTGA
- the LOC135091742 gene encoding ribosome biogenesis protein WDR12 homolog, which produces MVEVKYLKKLPTLTPKDSFHLDDWFSAVQTTDHWPLTGCDINIQHLWYVQELAEGQGDRAHCLTIPAHHAPDKFVTWVHAQAPLQLFSRRGRQLESV; this is translated from the exons ATGGTGGAAGTGAAGTACTTGAAGAAGCTCCCTACACTCACCCCCAAGGATTCCTTCCACCTTGACGACTGGTTTTCTGCTGTACAGACTACAGACCactg GCCGCTGACAGGGTGTGACATCAATATCCAACACCTGTGGTATGTGCAGGAACTGGCAGAGGGGCAGGGTGACAGGGCCCACTGCCTCACCATCCCTGCCCACCATGCCCCTGACAAGTTCGTCACCTGGGTACATGCTCAGGCACCCCTGCAGTTATTCTCTAG GCGAGGACGACAGTTGGAATCCGTGTGA
- the LOC135091743 gene encoding ribosome biogenesis protein WDR12 homolog, which translates to MVEVKYLKKLPTLTPKDSFHLDDWFSAVQTTDHWPLTGCDINIQHLWYVQELAEGQGDRAHCLTIPAHHAPDKFVTWVHAQAPLQLFSRRRRQLESV; encoded by the exons ATGGTGGAAGTGAAGTACTTGAAGAAGCTCCCTACACTCACCCCCAAGGATTCCTTCCACCTTGACGACTGGTTTTCTGCTGTACAGACTACAGACCactg GCCGCTGACAGGGTGTGACATCAATATCCAACACCTGTGGTATGTGCAGGAGCTGGCAGAGGGGCAGGGTGACAGGGCCCACTGCCTCACCATCCCTGCCCACCATGCCCCTGACAAGTTCGTCACCTGGGTACATGCTCAGGCACCCCTGCAGTTATTCTCTAG GCGAAGACGACAGTTGGAATCCGTGTGA